A single Halarcobacter anaerophilus DNA region contains:
- a CDS encoding DUF234 domain-containing protein: protein MDEYYEIQDYISKLTKNSAPYHKILTGIALGDRRVNSAFKRADIEYDEGIKSIYELEELNIIQTETSMDFLTNRFEENEVADKLLFTAAFLRFWFAFVSPLYRGIARQEYDECFKKFNNYQNEFMDLIFEQLCHEYVKIVFKDDEIEEIGRYWDEDKNEINLLAQAKNGKIIVGSCKYTNSKMKKTELHRLQELCKKLEIVPDEVVLFSKNGFTNELKGQKGQGLRLFTVKSLKGLVL from the coding sequence TTGGATGAATATTATGAAATACAAGATTATATATCAAAACTTACAAAAAATTCTGCACCCTATCATAAAATCTTAACAGGAATAGCGTTAGGAGACAGAAGAGTAAACTCTGCATTTAAAAGAGCGGATATTGAGTATGATGAGGGAATCAAAAGTATTTATGAACTTGAAGAGTTAAATATAATTCAAACTGAAACTTCGATGGATTTTTTGACAAATAGATTTGAAGAAAATGAAGTCGCAGACAAACTACTTTTTACCGCTGCTTTTTTAAGATTTTGGTTTGCTTTTGTTTCACCCTTGTACAGAGGAATAGCAAGACAAGAGTATGATGAGTGTTTTAAAAAGTTTAATAACTACCAAAATGAGTTTATGGATTTAATCTTTGAACAACTTTGCCATGAATATGTAAAAATAGTATTCAAAGATGATGAAATTGAAGAAATCGGAAGATATTGGGATGAAGATAAAAACGAGATAAATCTCCTAGCTCAAGCTAAAAACGGAAAAATCATAGTAGGCTCTTGTAAATATACAAACTCAAAAATGAAAAAAACAGAACTTCACAGACTACAAGAGCTTTGTAAGAAACTCGAAATAGTACCTGATGAGGTAGTATTATTTTCAAAAAACGGTTTTACAAATGAATTAAAAGGGCAAAAAGGTCAAGGACTTAGACTCTTTACTGTAAAAAGTTTAAAGGGGCTTGTTTTATAA
- a CDS encoding ABC transporter substrate-binding protein has translation MRLVLLIILFTFSLNATTFTDMYKRDIQIKDNKKIVCLGPGTLRLVTYMQLQNRLLGIEKSEFRFSVNSPYSLALDKDFIKTLPVIGQGGPGKMPNLETLITLKPDIIFSSLLSKEQIQLIQEKTKVPVVALSYGSTYGGNNKNQSKLEAVKDSLKLIGKIMNKEKRAKELISFMKEEENKLAKISIDDKAIYVGGVAYKGLHGITSTESDYPAFLLLNIKNRVLKDHIGHAFINKETLLEFNPEVVFLDSISKKIVLEEIKKDSVIFNHIKAFKKKNIYWLYPSNFYNTNIENIYINSWLIASYFGNNINMDLVKKRVYKAFLGKDIDSHVQ, from the coding sequence ATGAGATTAGTTTTACTTATAATACTTTTTACATTTAGTCTAAATGCAACTACATTTACCGATATGTATAAAAGAGATATTCAGATTAAAGATAATAAAAAAATCGTATGTTTAGGTCCCGGTACTTTAAGACTTGTAACTTATATGCAACTACAAAACAGACTTTTAGGCATTGAAAAAAGTGAATTTAGATTTAGTGTTAATTCTCCTTATAGTTTAGCTTTAGATAAAGATTTTATAAAAACTCTTCCCGTAATAGGTCAAGGAGGTCCCGGAAAAATGCCCAACCTTGAAACACTTATTACTTTAAAACCTGATATTATTTTCAGTTCTTTATTATCAAAAGAGCAAATTCAGCTAATCCAAGAGAAAACAAAAGTTCCCGTCGTGGCACTAAGTTACGGTTCAACTTACGGAGGGAATAATAAAAACCAAAGTAAACTTGAAGCAGTAAAAGACTCTTTGAAACTTATCGGGAAAATCATGAATAAAGAAAAAAGAGCCAAAGAGTTAATCTCTTTTATGAAGGAAGAGGAGAATAAACTAGCAAAAATTTCGATTGACGATAAAGCAATTTATGTAGGCGGTGTAGCATACAAAGGACTTCACGGCATTACAAGTACAGAGAGTGATTATCCCGCTTTTTTGCTTTTAAATATTAAAAACAGAGTATTAAAAGATCATATCGGACACGCTTTTATAAATAAAGAGACTCTTCTTGAATTTAATCCCGAAGTTGTTTTTTTAGACTCTATTAGTAAAAAAATCGTTTTAGAAGAGATAAAAAAGGATAGTGTAATTTTTAATCATATAAAAGCTTTTAAAAAGAAAAATATTTATTGGTTATATCCAAGCAATTTTTATAATACTAATATTGAAAATATCTATATAAACAGTTGGCTAATTGCCTCATATTTTGGAAATAACATAAATATGGATTTGGTTAAAAAAAGAGTTTACAAAGCATTTTTAGGAAAAGATATAGATTCACATGTACAGTAA
- a CDS encoding YwbE family protein → MRDPKDRADIKPGLKVKIVLKKDQKTGKLTLGVVKDILTNSSMHPRGIKVRLQDGQVGRVQEIL, encoded by the coding sequence ATAAGAGATCCTAAAGATAGAGCTGATATAAAACCGGGACTTAAAGTAAAGATTGTTCTTAAAAAAGATCAAAAAACAGGAAAACTGACTTTAGGAGTTGTTAAAGATATTTTAACAAACTCTTCAATGCATCCAAGAGGAATAAAAGTAAGACTTCAAGACGGTCAAGTAGGGCGGGTACAAGAGATTTTATAA
- the rpsL gene encoding 30S ribosomal protein S12: protein MPTINQLVRKERKKVIKKSKSPALKECPQRRGVCTRVYTTTPKKPNSALRKVAKVRLTTGFEVISYIGGEGHNLQEHSIVLVRGGRVKDLPGVKYHIVRGALDTAGVANRTVARSKYGTKRPKK, encoded by the coding sequence ATGCCTACAATCAATCAGCTTGTTAGAAAAGAGCGAAAAAAGGTGATTAAAAAATCTAAATCACCAGCATTAAAAGAATGTCCACAAAGAAGAGGTGTATGTACAAGAGTATATACAACAACTCCAAAAAAACCTAACTCGGCTTTAAGAAAAGTTGCTAAAGTTAGATTAACTACAGGATTTGAGGTTATCTCATATATCGGTGGTGAGGGTCACAACTTACAAGAACACTCTATTGTATTAGTTAGAGGGGGAAGAGTTAAGGATTTACCTGGGGTTAAGTATCACATCGTTAGAGGTGCTTTAGATACTGCTGGTGTTGCAAACAGAACTGTTGCAAGATCTAAATATGGTACTAAAAGACCTAAGAAATAA
- a CDS encoding NAD(+)/NADH kinase, whose amino-acid sequence MKLTKSAEKLKTIKKAGIILKPDSPELKEEFLKIRDSFSSHKIDFILEKNSALMIGSKKGVELKELCKKVDFLVSIGGDGTLLSVVRNSFEFSLPILGIHMGTLGFLTDVLVEEVDNFLNDFIKGNYKMDSRMLVECHVNDKCFVAFNDIVISRKTVSSMIKIRAKIDDISFNTYYGDGVIISTPTGSTAYNLSVGGPIVYPLTEAFIITPVASHSLTQRPLVMPADIEIEFKIKDSQGAVLLIDGQDTYEVDNETIVKFKIANKKAKLIHQTKRDFFRVLNDKLGWGN is encoded by the coding sequence TTGAAGCTTACAAAAAGTGCTGAAAAACTAAAAACAATAAAAAAAGCCGGAATAATATTAAAACCTGATTCTCCTGAACTAAAAGAGGAGTTTCTAAAAATAAGAGACTCTTTTTCTTCTCACAAAATCGATTTTATTTTAGAAAAAAACAGTGCTTTAATGATTGGTTCAAAAAAAGGAGTAGAACTAAAAGAGTTGTGCAAAAAAGTAGATTTTTTAGTATCTATAGGAGGAGATGGAACTTTACTCTCCGTTGTAAGAAACTCTTTTGAATTTTCATTGCCTATTCTTGGTATTCATATGGGAACTTTGGGATTCCTGACTGATGTTTTAGTCGAAGAAGTGGATAATTTTCTAAACGATTTTATAAAAGGCAATTATAAAATGGACAGCAGAATGCTGGTTGAATGCCATGTAAACGACAAATGTTTTGTAGCTTTCAATGATATAGTAATATCAAGAAAAACCGTCTCTTCAATGATAAAAATCAGAGCCAAAATTGATGATATCTCTTTTAATACCTATTACGGAGACGGAGTTATTATTTCAACTCCTACAGGTTCAACGGCTTATAATCTTTCAGTTGGAGGACCTATTGTTTATCCTCTAACCGAAGCTTTTATTATAACTCCCGTAGCTTCTCACTCTTTGACTCAAAGACCTCTTGTTATGCCTGCTGATATAGAAATAGAGTTTAAGATAAAAGATTCTCAAGGAGCAGTTTTATTAATAGACGGACAAGATACTTATGAAGTTGACAATGAAACTATAGTAAAATTTAAAATAGCAAATAAAAAAGCTAAATTAATACATCAAACAAAAAGAGATTTTTTTAGAGTATTAAACGATAAATTAGGTTGGGGAAATTAG
- a CDS encoding FecCD family ABC transporter permease, with translation MYSKKLYSKEKLSAIFFLFLFSLLLIWVSLISGNDGVVFSDTLKLFEAKGSFSIIVFEIRVPRTLAAFFVGAALGLSGAMMQAVLKNPLASPFTLGISQASAFGASFAIIVLQSYSVSSSYGAGFLTAIFAFASSMISTLLIVSLGKRANMSAESLILFGVALGAFFSAFTMLLQYFADDTDAAATLFWTFGDLSKADANSILLISSVLLIALLLYFKIFWKFDALMLGEESAKSLGINTQNLRLSSMIIASLLSAISVCFFGIIGFVGLIAPHIIRLLIGNSHKYILPFSALSGGALLLLADIVSRTIMLPVTIPVGIITSMLGAPLFLYFLYKRSSKC, from the coding sequence ATGTACAGTAAAAAGTTATATTCAAAAGAGAAATTATCGGCAATATTTTTTTTATTTTTATTTTCACTTCTTTTAATCTGGGTTTCACTTATAAGTGGGAATGACGGTGTTGTTTTTAGCGATACCCTTAAACTTTTTGAAGCAAAAGGAAGTTTTTCAATAATAGTTTTTGAGATAAGAGTTCCAAGAACTTTGGCAGCTTTTTTTGTGGGTGCGGCACTTGGCCTTTCAGGAGCTATGATGCAAGCTGTTTTAAAAAATCCTTTGGCTTCTCCTTTTACTTTGGGTATTTCTCAAGCTAGTGCTTTCGGAGCTAGTTTTGCAATAATTGTTTTACAGTCTTATTCCGTATCATCTTCATACGGTGCCGGTTTTTTAACTGCCATTTTCGCTTTTGCTTCAAGTATGATAAGTACTTTATTAATAGTCTCTTTGGGTAAAAGAGCTAATATGAGTGCCGAATCTTTGATTTTATTCGGTGTTGCTTTAGGGGCTTTTTTCTCTGCTTTTACTATGTTATTACAATATTTTGCAGATGATACGGATGCGGCTGCTACACTTTTTTGGACTTTTGGAGATTTATCAAAAGCCGATGCAAATTCTATTTTACTTATCTCTTCTGTTTTACTTATTGCTTTGCTTTTATATTTTAAAATATTTTGGAAATTTGATGCTTTGATGTTAGGTGAAGAGAGCGCAAAATCTCTTGGAATAAATACCCAGAATTTACGTTTAAGCTCTATGATTATAGCTTCTCTTTTAAGTGCTATTAGCGTATGTTTCTTTGGTATAATCGGTTTTGTAGGACTTATTGCTCCGCATATTATAAGACTTTTGATAGGAAATTCCCATAAATATATTCTTCCTTTTTCTGCTTTAAGCGGTGGAGCCTTACTTCTTTTAGCCGATATTGTCTCAAGAACTATTATGCTTCCCGTAACTATTCCTGTGGGAATTATTACTTCTATGCTAGGAGCTCCTCTATTTTTGTACTTCTTATATAAAAGGAGTTCTAAATGTTAG
- a CDS encoding class I SAM-dependent methyltransferase — MSTIRVKYNTYEFNNIDIHLKTLRDRQQYDSEKEQELNEYGISSATWSLFGVVWPASKVLAHYMENYDVESKRILEIGCGIALTSHLLNSKKADITATDYNPDVESFLNENTKLNHLKKIPFERTSWTDNTDHLGKFDLIVGSDILYERWHIKELSNFINKHAKDKCEIIISDPGRGNHAKFSKTMVSLGFSFMQFKPKKTEEYLSKVFKGQLIKYTRK; from the coding sequence ATGAGCACAATTCGTGTAAAATACAATACGTATGAATTTAATAATATTGATATTCACTTAAAAACCCTTCGTGATAGACAACAATATGATAGTGAAAAAGAGCAGGAGTTAAATGAGTATGGAATATCATCGGCAACTTGGTCTTTATTTGGTGTAGTTTGGCCTGCTTCAAAAGTTTTAGCTCATTATATGGAAAATTATGATGTGGAGAGTAAAAGAATACTAGAAATAGGATGTGGGATTGCTTTAACAAGCCATCTTTTAAACAGTAAAAAAGCGGATATCACAGCAACTGATTATAACCCTGATGTGGAGAGTTTTTTAAATGAAAACACCAAATTAAACCATTTAAAAAAAATTCCTTTTGAACGAACAAGCTGGACTGACAACACTGACCATTTAGGAAAGTTTGATTTGATAGTGGGAAGTGATATTTTATATGAGAGATGGCATATAAAAGAGTTGTCAAATTTTATTAACAAACATGCAAAAGACAAATGTGAAATTATAATTTCGGATCCAGGAAGAGGAAATCATGCAAAGTTTAGCAAAACAATGGTATCTTTAGGTTTTTCATTTATGCAGTTTAAACCTAAAAAAACCGAAGAGTATTTATCTAAAGTTTTCAAAGGTCAATTGATAAAATATACAAGAAAATAG
- the rpsG gene encoding 30S ribosomal protein S7: MRRRKAPVREIMADPIYNSKVITKFINTVMLDGKKSTAQKIMYGAIANLDSRGEDKGIDLFEKAIENVKPLLEVKSRRVGGATYQVPVEVRAVRRQTLALRWIVDAARKRNERTMVERLANELFEAANDRGAAFKKKEDMHRMAEANKAFAHYRW, from the coding sequence ATGAGAAGAAGAAAAGCTCCTGTTAGAGAGATTATGGCTGATCCTATCTACAATAGTAAAGTGATCACAAAATTTATTAATACTGTTATGTTAGATGGTAAAAAATCTACAGCACAAAAAATTATGTACGGTGCAATTGCTAACCTTGATTCAAGAGGTGAAGATAAAGGAATTGATCTTTTTGAAAAAGCAATTGAAAATGTAAAACCGCTTTTAGAAGTAAAATCTAGAAGAGTTGGAGGGGCAACTTACCAAGTTCCTGTTGAAGTAAGAGCTGTTAGAAGACAAACTTTGGCTTTAAGATGGATTGTAGATGCTGCTAGAAAAAGAAACGAAAGAACTATGGTAGAGAGATTAGCTAACGAATTATTCGAAGCTGCTAATGACAGAGGTGCTGCATTCAAGAAAAAAGAAGACATGCACAGAATGGCTGAAGCAAATAAAGCATTTGCTCACTACAGATGGTAA
- the fusA gene encoding elongation factor G: protein MARKTPLNRVRNIGIAAHIDAGKTTTTERILFYTGVSHKIGEVHDGAATMDWMEQEQERGITITSAATTCHWPHPKTNEDLQINIIDTPGHVDFTIEVERSMRVLDGAVAVFCSVGGVQPQSETVWRQANKYRVPRMIFVNKMDRTGADFYMVEKQVTERLKANPVPIQLPIGAEEDFQGVVDLVKMKAIVWDEDAAMGSHYHVEEIPADMLEKAEEYREKMIEAAAESSEELMEKYFEEGDLSEDEIVAGLKAGCLSMTITPMTCGTAFKNKGVQTLLDAVAMYLPAPTEVADIKGETQDGEAVIVPSSDEGEVAALAFKIMTDPFVGQLTFVRVYRGQLESGTYVMNSTKMKKERIGRLLRMHSNNREEVKALYAGEIGAVVGLKSTITGDTLASEKDPVILERMDFPDPVISVAVEPKTKADQEKMGIALGKLAEEDPSFRVATDEESGQTIISGMGELHLEILVDRMKREFKVEAEVGAPQVAYRETIKNEIKNEYKYAKQSGGKGQYGHVFLDIKPLPAGSEDNFKFNNEIKGGVVPKEYIPAVQKGCEEAMAGGILAGYPMVDIEVTLFDGSYHDVDSSEMAFKLAASMGFKEACRKAEAQAVILEPIMKVEIETPEEYMGDVIGDVNKRRGQVQSMDDRAGVKLVTAMIPLSEMFGYSTDLRSMSQGRATYSMLFDSYQEVPKNVSDEIIKKRNG, encoded by the coding sequence ATGGCAAGAAAAACACCACTTAACAGAGTTAGAAACATTGGTATTGCTGCACACATTGACGCCGGTAAAACAACAACTACAGAAAGAATTTTGTTTTATACAGGTGTATCTCACAAAATCGGTGAGGTTCATGACGGTGCTGCAACAATGGACTGGATGGAGCAAGAGCAAGAAAGAGGTATTACAATTACTTCTGCTGCTACAACTTGCCACTGGCCTCACCCAAAAACAAATGAAGATCTACAAATAAATATAATTGACACTCCGGGACACGTTGACTTCACTATTGAAGTTGAAAGATCAATGAGAGTTCTTGACGGTGCAGTAGCTGTATTTTGTTCAGTAGGTGGAGTTCAACCTCAATCTGAAACTGTTTGGAGACAAGCAAATAAATATAGAGTACCAAGAATGATATTCGTTAATAAAATGGATAGAACAGGTGCAGATTTTTATATGGTTGAAAAACAAGTTACTGAAAGATTAAAAGCTAATCCTGTTCCAATTCAATTACCAATCGGTGCAGAAGAAGATTTCCAAGGTGTAGTTGATTTAGTAAAAATGAAAGCTATCGTTTGGGATGAAGATGCTGCAATGGGTTCTCACTATCACGTAGAAGAGATTCCTGCTGATATGTTGGAAAAAGCTGAAGAGTATAGAGAAAAAATGATTGAAGCTGCTGCTGAATCTTCTGAAGAGTTAATGGAAAAATACTTTGAAGAGGGTGACTTAAGTGAAGATGAAATCGTTGCTGGATTAAAAGCAGGATGTTTATCTATGACAATCACTCCTATGACTTGCGGTACTGCATTTAAAAACAAAGGTGTTCAAACATTACTTGACGCTGTTGCTATGTATTTACCTGCTCCAACAGAAGTTGCTGATATTAAAGGTGAAACTCAAGACGGTGAAGCTGTAATTGTTCCTTCAAGTGATGAGGGTGAAGTTGCTGCACTAGCGTTTAAAATTATGACTGACCCTTTTGTTGGACAGTTAACATTCGTAAGAGTATATAGAGGACAATTAGAGTCTGGAACTTACGTGATGAACTCTACAAAAATGAAAAAAGAGAGAATCGGTAGACTTCTTAGAATGCACTCAAATAACAGAGAAGAAGTAAAAGCACTTTATGCTGGTGAAATCGGTGCAGTTGTTGGTCTTAAATCAACAATCACAGGGGATACATTAGCATCTGAAAAAGATCCTGTAATTCTAGAAAGAATGGACTTCCCGGATCCTGTTATCTCTGTTGCAGTTGAACCAAAAACTAAAGCTGACCAAGAAAAAATGGGTATTGCTTTAGGAAAACTAGCAGAAGAAGATCCATCATTTAGAGTTGCAACTGATGAAGAGTCTGGACAAACTATTATTTCAGGAATGGGTGAGTTACACCTTGAAATTCTTGTTGATAGAATGAAAAGAGAATTTAAAGTTGAAGCAGAAGTTGGTGCTCCTCAAGTTGCATATAGAGAAACTATTAAAAACGAGATTAAAAACGAGTACAAATATGCTAAACAATCAGGTGGTAAAGGTCAATACGGTCACGTATTCTTAGATATTAAACCATTACCTGCAGGATCTGAAGATAACTTTAAATTCAACAACGAAATTAAAGGTGGGGTTGTACCAAAAGAGTATATTCCTGCTGTTCAAAAAGGTTGTGAAGAAGCAATGGCTGGAGGTATCTTAGCCGGATATCCAATGGTTGATATTGAAGTTACGCTTTTTGATGGTTCTTACCACGACGTTGACTCATCTGAAATGGCGTTTAAACTTGCAGCTTCAATGGGTTTCAAAGAGGCTTGTAGAAAAGCTGAAGCACAAGCAGTTATCTTAGAACCTATTATGAAAGTTGAAATTGAAACTCCTGAAGAATATATGGGAGATGTTATCGGTGACGTTAACAAAAGAAGAGGACAAGTTCAATCTATGGATGACAGAGCAGGTGTTAAACTAGTTACTGCAATGATTCCATTATCTGAAATGTTCGGATACTCTACAGACTTAAGATCTATGTCTCAAGGTAGAGCAACTTATTCTATGCTTTTTGATTCATATCAAGAAGTACCAAAAAATGTTTCTGATGAAATTATCAAAAAAAGAAACGGTTAA
- a CDS encoding AAA family ATPase: MINRIYLKEFLSFKEVDLELDKGLIVFTGPSGAGKSVLMQSILSLFAITECKASLGEVTLSNLDIQEDSYGIDKGDEITIKEIKKDKVRYFLNSQTISKKNLNAFSKSLIKHLHLKDTSDFESSKLIGFLDSLCSKEKKEFNEIKTSFDENIQKLFNMEKELQKIKEDETKLEDLKEFAKFEIEKIASVNPQVGEYEELSEIKKRLSKKEKIQEVIENASEIFNYTSSVNTALELLNEESTFFDETVNELNNIFEKFNDSLLELEELDIENVLDRIEKLSSLQKRFGSIQEALDYKEEKQKELDSYENISFEKAALEKNIEKLSQSVKEEALKISSYRKEYSQILEGRINHYLTYLYLSNAKIKLKEKKLDKSGIDEVVFELNGVNLETISSGEFNRLRLALLTSISEFDIIGNGILFLDEIDANLSGKESSAIAKVLSKLSENYQIFAISHQPQLTSTADLHFLVDKKNGLSTVKKLDEKSRVDEIARMISGENITEDAYTFAKNLLNEKKV, from the coding sequence TTGATAAACAGAATATATTTAAAAGAGTTCTTATCCTTTAAAGAGGTAGATTTAGAGTTAGATAAAGGTCTAATCGTTTTTACAGGACCTTCTGGTGCCGGTAAATCAGTTTTGATGCAATCGATTTTATCTCTTTTTGCAATTACCGAATGTAAAGCAAGTTTAGGTGAAGTAACGCTTAGCAATCTAGATATTCAAGAAGATAGTTACGGAATTGATAAAGGTGATGAAATAACCATAAAAGAGATAAAAAAAGATAAAGTAAGATATTTTTTGAACTCTCAAACTATTTCTAAAAAGAATTTAAATGCTTTTTCAAAAAGCTTGATAAAACATCTGCATCTAAAAGATACAAGTGATTTTGAATCTTCAAAACTAATAGGCTTTTTAGATTCTCTTTGCTCTAAAGAGAAAAAAGAGTTTAATGAAATTAAAACTTCATTTGATGAAAATATCCAAAAACTTTTTAATATGGAAAAAGAGCTACAAAAAATAAAAGAGGATGAAACAAAATTAGAAGATTTAAAAGAGTTTGCCAAATTTGAGATTGAAAAGATTGCTTCTGTGAATCCTCAAGTAGGTGAATATGAAGAGCTAAGCGAGATAAAAAAAAGATTGTCGAAAAAAGAGAAAATCCAAGAAGTAATAGAAAATGCAAGTGAAATCTTCAATTACACCTCTTCTGTAAACACAGCTTTAGAACTTTTAAATGAAGAAAGTACCTTTTTTGATGAAACGGTAAATGAACTAAATAATATCTTTGAAAAGTTTAACGACTCTTTATTAGAACTTGAAGAGTTAGATATAGAAAATGTACTTGACAGAATAGAAAAACTTTCCTCTTTACAAAAAAGATTCGGCTCTATACAAGAAGCTTTGGACTATAAGGAAGAGAAACAAAAAGAACTGGACTCTTATGAAAATATCTCTTTTGAAAAAGCTGCATTGGAAAAAAATATAGAAAAACTTTCACAAAGCGTAAAAGAAGAAGCTTTAAAAATAAGCTCTTATAGAAAAGAGTACAGTCAAATTTTAGAAGGAAGAATCAACCACTATCTAACATATCTTTATTTATCAAATGCAAAAATCAAATTAAAAGAGAAAAAACTTGATAAATCAGGAATAGATGAAGTGGTATTTGAATTAAACGGCGTAAATCTGGAAACTATAAGTTCAGGAGAGTTCAACAGATTAAGACTTGCTCTTTTAACTTCAATTAGCGAATTTGATATTATAGGAAACGGTATTTTGTTTTTAGATGAGATTGATGCAAACCTAAGCGGTAAAGAGAGTTCGGCTATTGCAAAAGTATTAAGCAAACTCTCTGAAAATTATCAGATTTTTGCAATCTCTCACCAACCCCAATTAACTTCTACGGCAGATTTACACTTTTTAGTTGATAAAAAGAACGGTTTATCAACAGTAAAAAAACTTGATGAAAAATCAAGAGTAGATGAAATAGCAAGAATGATAAGCGGTGAAAATATTACGGAGGATGCTTACACTTTTGCAAAAAATCTTCTAAATGAAAAAAAGGTTTAA
- a CDS encoding YaiI/YqxD family protein yields MTLYVDADAFPNLLKPILFKAIKRLNLKTVVISNKKVTIGNSSLINYIIVELGADEADNKIVELIKENDLAITADIPLANRIIEKKAHAIDHRGELFTEDNIKEYLAMRNLMQELRDSGEITKGPKPFSKNDVQKFANQLNMFLQKYCKVQ; encoded by the coding sequence ATGACTTTATATGTTGATGCAGATGCTTTTCCTAACCTTTTAAAACCTATACTTTTTAAAGCTATAAAAAGATTAAATTTAAAAACAGTAGTAATCTCAAATAAAAAAGTAACTATCGGCAACTCTTCTTTGATAAATTATATAATTGTTGAATTAGGTGCCGATGAGGCAGATAATAAAATAGTTGAGTTAATCAAAGAAAATGATTTGGCAATAACAGCCGATATACCTTTGGCAAATAGAATAATTGAAAAAAAGGCTCATGCAATAGATCACCGAGGTGAACTTTTTACCGAAGATAATATCAAAGAGTATTTAGCAATGAGAAATTTAATGCAGGAGTTAAGAGACAGCGGAGAAATAACAAAAGGACCGAAACCTTTTTCAAAAAACGATGTCCAAAAGTTTGCAAATCAATTAAATATGTTTTTGCAAAAATATTGTAAGGTTCAATAA
- a CDS encoding ORF6N domain-containing protein, producing the protein MKQLKNIIVDDKIFIIRGIQVMIDRDLAELYEVETRALNQAVKRNSESFPNDFMFELNNDEKNELITKCDNLKSLKFNPSKIKVFTEQGVYMLATVLKSKIAREVNISIMRTFTKLKNQSVPYFDIVKRIEKLEISDNQTKELLSKIVQVINNMQEIQDEAKEDTKKIGFV; encoded by the coding sequence ATGAAACAGCTTAAAAATATAATAGTAGACGATAAGATTTTTATAATAAGAGGTATTCAAGTGATGATTGATAGAGACTTGGCAGAGCTTTATGAGGTTGAGACAAGGGCATTAAACCAAGCTGTTAAAAGAAATAGTGAAAGTTTTCCAAATGATTTTATGTTTGAATTAAACAATGATGAGAAAAATGAGCTTATCACAAAATGTGATAACCTTAAATCATTAAAATTTAATCCTTCTAAAATCAAAGTTTTTACAGAGCAAGGTGTTTACATGTTGGCAACAGTATTAAAAAGTAAAATTGCAAGGGAAGTAAATATATCTATAATGAGAACTTTTACTAAATTAAAAAATCAATCAGTGCCATATTTTGATATTGTAAAAAGAATTGAAAAACTAGAGATAAGTGATAATCAAACTAAAGAGTTATTAAGTAAAATTGTACAAGTTATTAATAATATGCAAGAAATACAAGATGAGGCTAAAGAGGATACTAAAAAGATAGGATTTGTTTAA